The proteins below come from a single Serratia fonticola genomic window:
- a CDS encoding DUF4311 domain-containing protein, which translates to MFLIILFKSIIIGGLVGVGVGAGAARMFHAPTTQGMGAFRTLGELNSCEGDPASHFSFGLGFFFNAWASSVAAGAFTQDVDHRIIPNWGAAALMIKNRNVAETMHDPKKMAIACGIIGILVVAFLNTTASAVPAALQVTAIKVLVPAANLLVNTVMPVIFWLAAIEAGKRSGFWGTIFGGLAQLIMGNAVPGLVLGILIGKGVEESGWNKVTKIMMVAIVLLFVLSGFFRGFDMKVLESFSLGVPGWLDAIHNTLSGK; encoded by the coding sequence ATGTTTTTAATCATCTTATTTAAGTCGATTATTATCGGCGGGCTGGTTGGCGTCGGTGTAGGGGCCGGTGCCGCACGTATGTTCCACGCACCGACGACGCAGGGTATGGGAGCATTCCGTACCTTGGGTGAGCTGAACTCCTGCGAAGGCGATCCGGCTTCTCATTTCTCATTTGGTCTGGGCTTCTTCTTCAACGCCTGGGCGTCTTCTGTGGCGGCGGGGGCCTTCACGCAGGACGTTGACCATCGCATCATTCCAAACTGGGGCGCGGCAGCCCTGATGATCAAAAACCGCAACGTTGCGGAAACCATGCACGATCCAAAAAAGATGGCTATCGCGTGTGGGATCATCGGCATTTTGGTCGTGGCCTTCCTTAACACCACCGCTTCGGCAGTGCCTGCGGCCTTGCAGGTTACGGCCATCAAAGTCTTGGTTCCCGCGGCCAACCTGCTGGTGAACACCGTCATGCCGGTGATTTTCTGGCTGGCGGCGATTGAAGCGGGCAAACGTTCTGGCTTCTGGGGCACCATCTTCGGTGGTTTGGCACAGCTGATTATGGGGAACGCCGTACCGGGTCTGGTGCTGGGTATCCTGATTGGTAAGGGCGTTGAAGAAAGCGGTTGGAACAAAGTCACCAAGATCATGATGGTGGCGATTGTGCTGCTGTTCGTGCTGAGCGGCTTCTTCCGCGGCTTTGATATGAAAGTTCTCGAATCCTTCAGCCTGGGCGTACCTGGCTGGCTGGATGCCATTCATAACACCCTGAGCGGAAAATAA
- a CDS encoding glycine dehydrogenase codes for MNDGTASVSNREQTDISEAATITTQLLADITAMLGEENIYTNAVQQQMLESHIRAMVLRSITGEPLPEVDKSLFDEISAGSMQLAERVVNKFATLPIEEAYLLSVHFEVAKDNDQ; via the coding sequence GTGAATGACGGAACTGCTTCGGTAAGTAACAGGGAACAGACTGACATCAGTGAGGCCGCAACGATTACCACTCAACTGTTGGCCGATATTACCGCCATGTTGGGTGAAGAGAATATTTACACCAATGCGGTGCAACAACAAATGTTGGAATCCCATATCCGTGCAATGGTGTTGCGCTCAATAACGGGTGAACCCTTGCCGGAAGTTGATAAATCACTGTTTGATGAAATTTCTGCCGGATCGATGCAACTGGCAGAGCGAGTGGTAAATAAGTTTGCCACGCTACCGATTGAAGAGGCGTATCTGCTTTCGGTTCATTTTGAAGTGGCTAAAGATAACGACCAATAA
- the rnk gene encoding nucleoside diphosphate kinase regulator, which produces MTKPTITINELDAERLDALLAQPAFANTDVAAALNAELDRADIVPASQIPAHVVTMNSRVRFRDLHTSEEHVRTLVYPASLKDSAEQLSVMAPLGAALLGMHVGKQINWQLPNGEEARIEVLELLYQPEAAGEYHR; this is translated from the coding sequence ATGACCAAACCAACCATTACCATTAATGAGCTGGATGCGGAACGCCTGGATGCGCTACTGGCACAGCCAGCCTTTGCCAATACTGACGTCGCCGCCGCGCTGAACGCTGAACTGGATCGCGCTGACATTGTGCCGGCATCGCAGATCCCTGCACACGTCGTCACCATGAACAGCCGCGTACGTTTTCGCGATCTGCATACTTCAGAAGAACATGTGCGCACGCTGGTTTACCCTGCCTCTCTCAAAGACAGCGCTGAACAGCTGTCGGTGATGGCACCTCTGGGTGCAGCACTGCTGGGAATGCACGTGGGTAAACAGATCAATTGGCAGTTGCCAAACGGCGAAGAAGCCCGCATTGAAGTGTTGGAATTGCTGTATCAACCTGAGGCTGCGGGCGAGTATCACCGCTAA
- a CDS encoding glycine-rich SFCGS family protein → MGQITVVIGDRLGKGQKVGQGVENAGAKVIVIPGMAADMKLGDVMKAENAQLGISFCGSGGAGAITAQTKYGYKSRYGMRSIEEGVTAINEGCNVLGFGFMDKEELGQRLVEAYVKKYGNP, encoded by the coding sequence ATGGGACAAATTACCGTAGTGATTGGCGATCGACTGGGTAAAGGCCAGAAAGTGGGCCAAGGCGTTGAAAATGCAGGTGCCAAGGTGATTGTGATCCCTGGCATGGCGGCGGATATGAAACTGGGTGACGTGATGAAAGCAGAGAATGCGCAACTGGGCATTTCCTTCTGCGGCAGCGGCGGCGCTGGGGCGATCACCGCACAAACCAAATATGGTTATAAATCCAGATATGGTATGCGTTCAATCGAAGAAGGCGTGACGGCAATTAACGAAGGCTGCAACGTATTAGGCTTTGGCTTTATGGATAAAGAAGAGTTAGGCCAGCGGCTAGTGGAAGCGTATGTCAAAAAATACGGCAATCCGTAA
- a CDS encoding DUF4312 family protein: MKETYTTSVNVEGKGDSKAKAFAGALANVQGVILKSTNNVLLRIEPQDVKILKAEERTTKEKFLFFFLARERKSYAVSLEITVNVTIINTEKVVFTQK; encoded by the coding sequence ATGAAAGAAACTTATACCACCTCGGTTAACGTGGAGGGCAAAGGCGATAGTAAAGCTAAAGCCTTTGCCGGTGCATTAGCTAATGTACAGGGCGTGATTTTAAAATCCACCAATAATGTTCTGCTGCGCATCGAACCGCAGGATGTCAAAATATTAAAGGCGGAAGAGAGAACCACCAAAGAAAAATTTCTTTTCTTCTTCCTGGCGCGTGAAAGAAAAAGCTATGCCGTTTCATTAGAAATAACCGTGAACGTGACGATCATCAATACCGAAAAGGTGGTCTTCACCCAGAAATAA